From Cellulomonas chengniuliangii, the proteins below share one genomic window:
- a CDS encoding acyl-CoA thioesterase: MNRLVRLLLVWLAARRSLRTTPPHERPSGLDEYRTPMRVMPNDLDLLRHMNNGVFFTLLDIGRVDLLVRSGAQHAVRSQGWYPVVVGESIRFRRSLTLWERFEIVTRVLGWDERIVYLEQRFERAGRDGRPEVVAEAWIVARFLRRTGGAVPAGDVAAAFGLDGPSPQAPEAVLAWSRSLDLAHRPTDASPDGHADAREPEAPGPASTPA, translated from the coding sequence ATGAACCGGCTCGTGAGGCTGCTCCTCGTGTGGCTGGCCGCCCGGAGGTCACTGCGCACCACCCCGCCGCACGAGCGCCCCTCAGGGCTCGACGAGTACCGCACGCCGATGCGGGTCATGCCCAACGACCTCGACCTGCTGCGGCACATGAACAACGGCGTGTTCTTCACCCTGCTCGACATCGGGCGGGTGGACCTGCTGGTGCGCAGCGGCGCCCAGCACGCTGTGCGAAGCCAGGGCTGGTACCCGGTCGTGGTGGGCGAGTCCATCCGCTTCCGACGCTCGCTCACACTCTGGGAGCGGTTCGAGATCGTCACCCGGGTGCTCGGCTGGGACGAGCGGATCGTGTACCTCGAGCAGCGGTTCGAGCGGGCCGGGCGCGATGGCCGCCCCGAGGTGGTGGCCGAGGCGTGGATCGTCGCCCGGTTCCTGCGCCGCACGGGCGGCGCCGTCCCGGCGGGCGACGTCGCCGCCGCGTTCGGACTGGACGGGCCCTCGCCGCAGGCCCCGGAGGCCGTGCTGGCCTGGTCGCGGTCGCTCGACCTCGCGCATCGCCCGACGGACGCGTCGCCCGACGGGCACGCCGACGCGCGCGAGCCCGAAGCGCCGGGCCCCGCCTCGACGCCCGCCTGA